The genome window CCGTGGAGCTCACCGCGCAGGAGTTCAAGCTGCTGGCCCACTTCCTCGGGCACCCGGACCGGACCTTCACCCGCGAGGAGCTGCTGTCCGGCGCGTGGGGCTACCACTACGAGGGCAGCGCGCGCACCGTGGACAACTTCATGCGCCAGCTGCGCCTCAAGTTCGAGCCGGACCCGGAGGCGCCGCGCCACTTCCTCACCGTGCGCGGCCTGGGCTACCGCTTCGAGCGTTAGGGCCCGGCAATGCCGATGTGGCGCGAGTCCTCCAGGTCGAACGGCTTGCCGTCGAAGCGCCCGTAGCGCTCGCGCGGGACGAGGCCGGCGGTGGTGAGCGCCGTGTCCAGCTCCTCCGGGGAGAAGTGCCGCAGCTTGAGGCGGCGGATGGGGCTGGGGGCGCCGGGCCGCTTCCGCTCGCGTAGGTGCAGCGCGAACAGCGGGCGGCGGGGCTCCAGCCCGGCGCCGGGCTCCTCGTCGTCGCGCGGGAGCACCGGCTCGCGGGGCGTGTTGAGCACGTCGTAGACGAACGTCCCGCCCGGGGCCAGGTGGTGGCGCACGGTGGCGAGGAAGGCCTCCAGGTCGTCGTTGCCCGGCATCAGCCCCAGCGCGTGCTGCGGGGCGAGCACCAGCGGAAAGCGGTCCGGCAGGCGCAGCGAGCGCAAGTCGCCCACCTGGAAGCGGGCGCGGTGGGAGACCTCCTGGGACTCCGAGGCGCGGCGCTCCTCGGCGGAGCGGATCATCACCTCGGACGGGTCCACGCCCACGGTGGTGAAGCCGTGCTCGGCCAGGGCCCACACCACGCGCCCATTGGCGGCGCCCAGCACCAGCACGGGCTCGCCGTGCTCGGTTGCCTGGCGTGTGTAGAAGAGGAGGTCCGGCTCCTGCCCTACGAGTGATAACGGCGTCCGGCCCCGCGCGTCGTTCCCGCCCATCTGGGGAGCAACTAGCACGTTTCCGGGGCAATTCGGGACAGCCGCGTGCTCAGGGTGGGAACGCCGCTACCCACGCCCTGTCGGGGAGCGGACGGAGCCGCCCCTCCTTCGGGCAGGGGCCGCTGGCACCCTCCTTGCCATGGGAAGGCGCGGAAACGGCGTCCCACGGCGGGACAGCCGGCTTTCTCGAATGAGGTGGTGGCGGATGAAGCGCGGATGGGGATGGGCGGGCGCGCTCTTCGTGGCGGGTGCGATGTGGACGGCGGGCTGCTCCTCGGAGAGCAGCGCGGATGAGTCGGAGCGGGGCAACCCCGGGTTGGACGACCCGACGCCCCAGCCTCCGGAAGGGCCGGGGGGCCCTCAGGTGAACCCACCGGTGGACCCGGTGCCGGACAGCGGCACCGTGGACCCGGTGCCGGACGGGGGCACGCAGGAGCCTCCTCCGGACGGTGGGCCGCAGGAGCCGCCGCCTCCGCCGCCTCCTCCTCTGCCGCCTCCGCCTCCGTCGGGGCCGAAGGTGGAGATTCCGCCCCTTCCCACCACCGCGGGCTGGGCCTTCTATGGCGTGGAGCAGGGCGGCCCCAAGGTGGTGTACGGGGTGACGGCCGACGAGGGCGGCAACGTCTGGGTGGCCGGCGGCGAGGAGGGCCTGTTCCTGCTGAAGCCGGGCGCGGAGCGCTTCAAGCGCTACGGCCTGGAGGACGGCCTGCGGCCCTACGGCTTCATGCCGGACGGCAGCGCGCCCGCCGGGGCCAAGTACCTGAAGGTCATCTCCGTGTCCGGCGGCAAGGCGGGCACCGTCTACGTGGGCTACGAGGGCATGCCCGGCACGGGCGCGGACCACTGCGAGAGCAACTGGGACGGCCCCAGGCCGGACCCGGCGCGCTACAAGAGCGGTGACGCGGACAAGGTGACGCTGCTGACGGACGGCGCCATCAACGTGGTGCACTACGACATCTTCTCCGGCCCCAACGTGGTGCGGGACGAGCTGCGTGGCCGCGAGAAGATCTGCAGCATCCTCCGCATCAAGTACGACAAGAACACCAACAGCGTCTGGTTCGGCGCCAACCACGGCTTCGCGCGCGGCGAGGCCGAGTTCAAGGGCGCGCCCATGTGCAACGGGCAGCTCAACTGCTCGGGCGTGCTGGAGCACGTGCACCCGCACATCAACGCGCTCAACGCGGCGGGCAACACGGTGCTGCTGACGGACGCGTACTACGGCGTGGGCCTGGACCCCAGCGGCGACGTCTGGTTCGGCGGCTCGGACCGCTCCACGCGCTTCAAGTACGGCACCAATGGCGGCAACTTCTGGCGCGCGCAGACGGGCACGGAGAACGACGCCAGCAACAAGCTGGACCTGTGGCCGGACGCCAAGCCCGAGTACTCGAAGCCGAACGAGCGCGTGCCGGACCACGTGTCCGGCGTGGCGGTGGCGGGCGACGGCACGGTGTGGGTGAGCTCGTTCAGCAACGGCCTGGCGCGCCTGGACGCGAGCGGCAACGTGGTCGGGCGCCTGGGCGCGGGCTCGGGGCTGGTGGACAAGTACCTGTCGGCCCTCTCCCTGGACCCGCTGGACGGCAGCGTCTGGACGGGCGCCAGCTGGGGCGGCGGCATCTCCCGCGTGAAGGGCGGGAGCATCACCAACTACAGCCTGAACGAGTTCGGCCGGCAGTACGGAATGCTGCGCATCAGCGACATCCAGGCGGACACGTCGACGGGCAAGCGCCGGATGCTGGTGGCCTTCATGGGCTCCCTGGATCCGAAGACCAACGTCCAGACGACGGGCGCCATCGGTATCTACTCGGGTGACTGACCCCACCCGGGTGGCCTGAAGGGCACGGCGGCCGTCCTCCTCACCAGGGGACGGCCGCCGTCTTCATTTCCGGAAGCGCCCTACTTCGGCAGCACCTTGTACTTCTCGAACAGGGCCTGCTGGCGGCTGGTGAGCGGCACCTGCTTGCCGGCCAGCCACATACCCACCGGGCGCGTGGACGACTCCAGCGGGTCGCCGTTCCACAGCACCAGGTCCGCCGAGGCGCCCGGGGCGATGCGGCCCTCGTCCGGCAGGCCGAAGGCCGCCGCCACCTCCAGCGTCACCGAGCGCAGCGCCTCGGTGTGAGGCAGGCCCCACGCCACCGCGTTGCCCGCCTCCTGCGCCAGCGTGCGCACCATGCCCGGCTCACCCAGCACGGAGATGAGCACCCGGGCTCCCGCCGCGTGCAGCAGCGCCGCCGCGTCCAGCCGGCTGTGCAGCCGGTCGAAGTCCGCCGGCAGGTTCTGCGTGGGCTGGAGGATGACGGGCACGTTCGCCTTCGCCAGCTCCGGCGCCAGCATCCACGCCTCGCTGCCCCCGGCGATGATGAGCTTCAGCCCGTACTCCTTCGCCAGCCCCAGCGCGGCGCGGATGTCCGACGCGCGCTCGGCCCGCACCACCACCGGCAGCTTTCCCGCCAGCACCGGCTGCAGGGCCTCCAAGTCCAGCCGGCTCGCCGCCACGTCGCGCATCCGGCGCTGCTCGAAGTCCGCCTTGCGCCGGCCGTACTCACGCGCGTCGAACAGCAGCTCGCGAACCCGCTCCAGCACCCGCGCGCGGGAGCCGGACACCGCGTCCCGCCCGGTGATGCCCAGGTTGAGGTGCATGGCGAACGGCGTGTAGCGGATGGCACCGTCCGTCGTGACGAAGGCGCTGCGCCCGGCGAAGAGCCCGCCCCTCGGCGCCGACACCACGCCGGTGACTCCGCCCAGCCGCGCCACCGGGAAGGCGGCCGATGCCGAGTGGATGCTGTCCGCGGCCAGCAGCGCCGCGCGCACGTCCTGCTTCGCCGCGTCCCCGCGCAGCCCGTCGTCCTGCGTCGTCTCCTCGGCGCCCACCTCCACCAGCCCCAGCTCCGTCAGCGGGTCGATGAGGCCCGCCGTCAGCACCCGCCCCTTCCCGTCCACCTGCCGGCAGCCCGCGGGCAGCGTCCCGCGAGCGCTGCGCACCACGGCCTCCACCCGGCCGCCCACCACGTGCACCAGGGCGTCCTTCACCCACTCGGTGCCGGTGAAGGCCGTCACGCCGGTGAAGACGGTGCAGGCCTGCGGCTCCAGGGGCAGCAGCGCGGCGCAGGCCGCATCCTTCGTCACGTCGCAGCGCGCGGCGAGGCCCAGGTCCTCCAGCGACGGTGAAGGCGCGGACTTCGCCACCAGCTTCGCGGCGTTGGCGGCGCTCTCTCCCACCTCGAAGTCGCTGGCGTCCACCACGCCGGTGGCCGCGTCGAAGGTGACGACGCCGTCCGTCCACACGCGCTGCGCCCGCGCGTACACGCTCAGCGGGTGCCCGCGCCACAGCACCACGTCCGCCATCTTCCCCACTTCCAGCGAGCCGGTGACGGCCTCCACGCCCATCATCCACGCGGGGTTGAGCGTCACCCAGCGCAGCGCCTCCTCCTCGGTGACGGGGAGGCCGGACTCGCGCGCCCGCCACATCGCCTTGCCCGCCTCCTGGTTCAGCCGCTGGATGCCGTACGCCGAGTCGGAGTGGATGACGGCCTTCGCGCCCGCCTGCGCCACCAGCGCCGCGTTCTCCGGGATGCCGTCCCACGCCTCCAGCTTGAAGCCCCACCAGTCCGCCCACGTGGCCACGCCCACGTTCTTCTCCGCGAGCCTGTCGCGCAGCTTGTAGGCCTCCAGCGCATGGTGGAAGGCACGAATCTGGTAGCCGGCTTCCTCCGCCACCTGGAGCATCACCGCCATCTCGTCCGCGCGGTAGCAGTGGTTCTGCACCAGGATTTCGCCGCGCAGCACGTCGGCCAGCGTCTCCAGCTTCAAGTCGCGCAGCGGGGCGGGGCCGGCCTCGTCGGGCTTCTTCTCCTTCTTCTTCTTCCACTCCTCCAGCTTGTCCATGTACTCGCGCGCCTGCGCGAAGGCCTGCCGGTAGCCCGCCACGTTGCCCATGCGCGTGGCCGGCGGCACCTTCTTCCCCTCGCCGTAGACGCGGCGCGGATTCTCACCGCACGCCATCTTCAGCACGTCCTTCGCCCCCGGAAAGCGCAGCTCCGCCGCCGAGCGGCCGAAGTGCAGCTTCGCCGGGTAGCCCCGCCCGCCAATCAGGTTGGCGCTGCCCGGCAGCACCAGGAGCGAGGTGACACCGCCCGCCGCGGCGCGCCGCAGGCCCGGGTCCTGGGGCCAGAAGGCGTGCTCGGCGGAGACCTCGGCCGTCACCGGCGCGGTGGCCTCGTTGCCGTCGTCGTTGGAGAAGCTGGACGGTGAGGAATACACGCCCAGGTGGCTGTGCGCGTCGATGATGCCGGGCGTCACGTACAGGCCGGTGCCGTCCACCTCCTCGGCGCCCGGGGGCGACGTCACGTCCGCGTTGCGGCCCACGGCGGTGAGCTTCCCGTCCACGAAGGCCACCGCGCCGTCCTCGATGGCCGGGCCGGTGGCCGGCATCACCGTGGCATGCCGCACCACGACGGCGCGCGGCTGCTTCCAGACGCGGGAGGGCGGGCGCGCGGGAACCAATTTCTCAACAGGTGGAAGTGTCTGGGGGGCGGAGGCGCAGGCGGTGGCCAGCAGCAGGAGCAGGGAGCGTGTGCGCATGGAGGGCGTCGTAGCAGGTCCCGCCGGGCCCCGGCCACGCCCGGCTGCCTGGTGGGCAGAGTCAGCCTCCAGGGATAGGAAGTCACCACGCGGCTCGAAGCCGTCTAGAATCCCCACCAGTCATGCCCGCCCTACCCCCCGCCCCCATCCCTACCCACACCGTCGTCGGCGCACGGGCGCAGGGAGAGAGGCTCTCCGAGCAGCACTTCCACCTGGTGCTGCTCGACACCGAGCGCGCCGGCACCGTCTTCCCCCTGGCCAACGAGTCCCTCAGCGTGGGGAAGGCGCCGGACAACGACGTCGTCATCGACCACCCCACGGTGAGCCGCAACCACCTGGTGGTGCGCCGCCAGGGCGACCGCTTCCTCGTGCAGGACCTGGACTCCACCAACGGCACCTTCCTGGACGGTGCCCAGGTGCGCGAGGCGTACCTGCGCCCCGGCGCCCTGCTCGAGGTCGGCGACGTCCGCCTGCGCTTCAGCCCCCAGGTGTCCCCCGTCCAGGTGGAGCCCACCGTCGAGGACCGGCTGGGCGACCTGGTGGGCCGCAGCCTGCCCATGCGGCAGATATTCGCCCTGCTCCAGCGCATCGCCCCCACCGACTCCACCGTGCTGCTGGTGGGCGAGACGGGCTCCGGCAAGGGCGCCGCCGCCAAGGCCATCCACAAGCTCAGCCCGCGCGCCCCCGGGCCGCTGGTCGTCTTCGACTGCGCCAGCGTGTCCGACTCCCTCATCGAGAGCGAGCTGTTCGGCCACGAGAAGGGCGCCTTCACCGGCGCGGTGGGCCAGCGCATCGGCTGCCTGGAGCGAGCCAACGGTGGCACCCTCTTCCTGGACGAAATCGACGACCTCGCCCTCGATTTGCAGCCCAAGCTGCTGCGCGCCATCGAAGACCGGGAGTTCCGCCGGCTGGGCTCCTCGTCGCCCATCTCCTTCGACGCGCGCATCGTCGTCGCCAGCAAGAAGGATTTGTGGGCGGAGACGCAGGCGGGCCGCTTCCGCGAGGACCTCTACTTCCGCCTCTCCGTCTTCACCTTCAGCCTGCCCGCCCTGAGAGACCGCAAGGAGGACATCCCCCTGCTGGTGGACGCCTTCGCCGGCGAGGGCCTGTGGACGCGGCTGCCGGAGAAGATTCGCGAGCAGTTCAACGGGCACACCTGGCCGGGCAACGTGCGCGAGCTGCGCAACGCGCTGGAGCGCGCCCGGCACATGGTGGACATCCCGGAGCTGGCCGGGGACACGCTGCTGCGCGAGTTCACCCGCGAGCCCCCCGCCCCCGCCGGCGACTTCCTCCCCGCGGAGTTCACCGGCCCCTTCAAGGTCTGCAAGGACGAGCTCGTCCGCGCCTTCGAGCGGGAGTACCTCACCCGCCTGCTCGGCCGCGCCAAGGGCAACATCGCCCGCGCCGCCCGCGAGGCCGAGCTGGACCGCAAGCACCTCTACTCGCTGCTGCACAAGTACGGCCTGGTGCAGAGCGAGGGCGACTGAAGGGCGCGCCGTCAGCGCGGCGCGCAGGCCGGGTCCAACAGCTCCGGCCGGTACTCGAAGTGCATCGTGTCGTAGCGGTACCAGCGGCCGCCCCAGATGAAGCCCTCGGCCTCGAAGGCGTCCACCACGGCCTGGGGCACGGTGTTGCGCCAGCGCACCGGCTGCTTCGGTCGCTGCCACTCCCAGTAGTGCGCGTGCGCGGTGTTCAGGTCGATGGAGACACCGTACGAGTGCGCGCTCTGCCGCTGCGTGTTGGCCACCTTCCTCCAGTTGAACGTCCCGCCCAGGCGCGTGAGGTACGGCTTCACCGACGCATCCTTCGCGAGCAGCGCCTCCAGCCTCGTGGCCACGCGCAGGAAGGCGGGCGCCACCTTGCGGTGCACCTCGAGTCGCTGCCCGAGGAAGCGGATGGGCACCACGTCCACGGCCTCCGCCGACGCGCCATAGGTGGCCTGGAAGAGCGGGTCGAAGCGGATGCGGCCGGGGTCCTCGTCCTCCTTCGTCACCGGCTGGATGGGGCCGGTGCGGTAGGGAAGGCAGAGCGTGTCCTCCAGGTCCGGTGACTCCAGCCGCTGGGCGAAGGTCTTCACGCGGCCGTCGTCGAACGGGTACGTGCGCCCGTCCGGGAGCCGGTAGCCCCAGCCCGACTCCAGCCGCACCGGCTCCACCACCGGGTACCACTTCGCCAGGCACGCCAGGGGCGCGGGCGGCGCGTCCGTCGCGGCCAGGGCCAGCCGGGGCAGGAGCAGGAGCAGCAGGACGGTGCGCGAGCTCATGAGGCCGCTCCGTCGCCAGTCCCGGGCAACTGCCGTGCAGCGGACGCCGCCAGGAACAGGCCGTGACACACGCGGACGCCATGGCATCGTGGCGCCGCACTCGCAGTCCAGCCATTCCCCCGAGGAGGAGTCACCATGAAGCGTCCGTCCCCCTGGCTCGCCGTGCTGTGCGCGGGTTTCATCTCCGTCCATGCCACCGGGTGCTTCGGCCAGTTCAAGCTCACGCAGGCCATCTGGAAGTTCAACAAGGGCATCTCCGGCAACAAGTTCATCCAGTGGCTGATGTTCCTGGTGCTGGTCATAGTCCCCGTCTACGAGCTCGGCTCCCTCATCGACGCCCTGGTGGTCAACAGCATCGAGTTCTGGACCGGCAGCAACCCGGTGTCGAGCGCGGACGGCGTGGACTCGAAGACGCGCATCGTCCAGCTCTCGCCCACGGACACGCTGAAGCTGTCGCGCGAGGCGAGCGGGGTGATGCGCCTGGAGCTGGAGCGCGAGGGCCAGGAGCCCATGGTGCGCTACTTCGAGCCGCTGGAGAACGGCATGGTCGTCCGGGACGACGCGGGCGCCATGCTCCTCCAGGCCCAGGAGGCGGATGACGGCGCCGTCGCCGTGACGGACGCGGCCGGCACCACCCTGACGGTCCACGCGCGCGAGGCCGTGGCGCTCGCCCGCCGCGTGTACGAGGAGGGTGGCGCGACGGCGCTCGCCCGGCACGCCGTGGCGCAGGGCTCCGTGTCCCGGGGCCTGGCGCTCAGCACCTGCGTGGCTCCGTAGCCGCACCGGGCGCTCCCTGTTCGGAAATGTCGGGACTTTTCGCGGCGCAAAACCCCCGACATTTCCGAACAGCAGCCCCTCTGCCCTGCTCCGCCCGGGGGGCCCTCCCCGAGCGGTAGCAGCCCGTCCCGGCTACGGAGCCGGGACGCCCGCGTCCAGCAGCTCGCCCGGCTCGGGGCCGAAGCTCGCGTCCACGGCCACGGCGTTGAAGGCGCCCTCCAGGCTGCGGCCGGCGCCGAAGCCGTCGCCCTTGCGGAAGGACATGGAGAAGTCCCCGCGCGTCTTCTCGCCCGGGTTGCCGCCCTCCTCCAGCTGGAGGTCGCCGTTCTCCACCGGCGCGAAGACGCGCGCCGGCTCACCCGCGTTGAGGTGCACCACCGACGCGCGCGCCTGCCCCGAGGGCGTGGTGCCCGCGAGGTCCACCTTCGCGCCGGGCCGCAAGTCCAACCCCTCGGTGGACACCGTGAGCCGCGCCACCAGGTCCACGTCCAGCTCGTTGTTGCGGAAGTAGCTGACCTGCAGCGCCTCCGAGTTGCGCAGCACCTCCACGCGGGAGATGTCCCCCAGCGGGAAGAGCTCCGACACGCTGCCCTCCAGCGTGTTGTCCTCCAGCCCGCACGCCGTCAGGCCCGCCCCGAAGGTCAGCGCCGCGACGCCCAGCGCCGCCAGTGCACGTGCCGCCCGGCTCATTTCTCCACCGCGAGCTTCAGCGCGCCCTTGTCCGAGGCAATCACCGGAGACCGGTACAGCACGACGCGCTTGCCGTTGGACAGGTACGCCAGCTTCGGAGACCAGCCGCCGTTGGCGTCCACCAGCGTCTCGCGCCAGTTGCCGGAGATGCGCGTGGTGACCACCAGCTCGTCGTCACCGGGGTTGCAGCCGGTGTCGTTGCGGCCCGACTCCAGCGCGCAGACGTAGAAGGCGATGGACGGC of Pyxidicoccus xibeiensis contains these proteins:
- a CDS encoding class I SAM-dependent methyltransferase — translated: MLVAPQMGGNDARGRTPLSLVGQEPDLLFYTRQATEHGEPVLVLGAANGRVVWALAEHGFTTVGVDPSEVMIRSAEERRASESQEVSHRARFQVGDLRSLRLPDRFPLVLAPQHALGLMPGNDDLEAFLATVRHHLAPGGTFVYDVLNTPREPVLPRDDEEPGAGLEPRRPLFALHLRERKRPGAPSPIRRLKLRHFSPEELDTALTTAGLVPRERYGRFDGKPFDLEDSRHIGIAGP
- a CDS encoding ligand-binding sensor domain-containing protein — its product is MKRGWGWAGALFVAGAMWTAGCSSESSADESERGNPGLDDPTPQPPEGPGGPQVNPPVDPVPDSGTVDPVPDGGTQEPPPDGGPQEPPPPPPPPLPPPPPSGPKVEIPPLPTTAGWAFYGVEQGGPKVVYGVTADEGGNVWVAGGEEGLFLLKPGAERFKRYGLEDGLRPYGFMPDGSAPAGAKYLKVISVSGGKAGTVYVGYEGMPGTGADHCESNWDGPRPDPARYKSGDADKVTLLTDGAINVVHYDIFSGPNVVRDELRGREKICSILRIKYDKNTNSVWFGANHGFARGEAEFKGAPMCNGQLNCSGVLEHVHPHINALNAAGNTVLLTDAYYGVGLDPSGDVWFGGSDRSTRFKYGTNGGNFWRAQTGTENDASNKLDLWPDAKPEYSKPNERVPDHVSGVAVAGDGTVWVSSFSNGLARLDASGNVVGRLGAGSGLVDKYLSALSLDPLDGSVWTGASWGGGISRVKGGSITNYSLNEFGRQYGMLRISDIQADTSTGKRRMLVAFMGSLDPKTNVQTTGAIGIYSGD
- a CDS encoding amidohydrolase family protein, whose amino-acid sequence is MRTRSLLLLLATACASAPQTLPPVEKLVPARPPSRVWKQPRAVVVRHATVMPATGPAIEDGAVAFVDGKLTAVGRNADVTSPPGAEEVDGTGLYVTPGIIDAHSHLGVYSSPSSFSNDDGNEATAPVTAEVSAEHAFWPQDPGLRRAAAGGVTSLLVLPGSANLIGGRGYPAKLHFGRSAAELRFPGAKDVLKMACGENPRRVYGEGKKVPPATRMGNVAGYRQAFAQAREYMDKLEEWKKKKEKKPDEAGPAPLRDLKLETLADVLRGEILVQNHCYRADEMAVMLQVAEEAGYQIRAFHHALEAYKLRDRLAEKNVGVATWADWWGFKLEAWDGIPENAALVAQAGAKAVIHSDSAYGIQRLNQEAGKAMWRARESGLPVTEEEALRWVTLNPAWMMGVEAVTGSLEVGKMADVVLWRGHPLSVYARAQRVWTDGVVTFDAATGVVDASDFEVGESAANAAKLVAKSAPSPSLEDLGLAARCDVTKDAACAALLPLEPQACTVFTGVTAFTGTEWVKDALVHVVGGRVEAVVRSARGTLPAGCRQVDGKGRVLTAGLIDPLTELGLVEVGAEETTQDDGLRGDAAKQDVRAALLAADSIHSASAAFPVARLGGVTGVVSAPRGGLFAGRSAFVTTDGAIRYTPFAMHLNLGITGRDAVSGSRARVLERVRELLFDAREYGRRKADFEQRRMRDVAASRLDLEALQPVLAGKLPVVVRAERASDIRAALGLAKEYGLKLIIAGGSEAWMLAPELAKANVPVILQPTQNLPADFDRLHSRLDAAALLHAAGARVLISVLGEPGMVRTLAQEAGNAVAWGLPHTEALRSVTLEVAAAFGLPDEGRIAPGASADLVLWNGDPLESSTRPVGMWLAGKQVPLTSRQQALFEKYKVLPK
- a CDS encoding sigma 54-interacting transcriptional regulator — protein: MPALPPAPIPTHTVVGARAQGERLSEQHFHLVLLDTERAGTVFPLANESLSVGKAPDNDVVIDHPTVSRNHLVVRRQGDRFLVQDLDSTNGTFLDGAQVREAYLRPGALLEVGDVRLRFSPQVSPVQVEPTVEDRLGDLVGRSLPMRQIFALLQRIAPTDSTVLLVGETGSGKGAAAKAIHKLSPRAPGPLVVFDCASVSDSLIESELFGHEKGAFTGAVGQRIGCLERANGGTLFLDEIDDLALDLQPKLLRAIEDREFRRLGSSSPISFDARIVVASKKDLWAETQAGRFREDLYFRLSVFTFSLPALRDRKEDIPLLVDAFAGEGLWTRLPEKIREQFNGHTWPGNVRELRNALERARHMVDIPELAGDTLLREFTREPPAPAGDFLPAEFTGPFKVCKDELVRAFEREYLTRLLGRAKGNIARAAREAELDRKHLYSLLHKYGLVQSEGD
- a CDS encoding M15 family metallopeptidase; protein product: MSSRTVLLLLLLPRLALAATDAPPAPLACLAKWYPVVEPVRLESGWGYRLPDGRTYPFDDGRVKTFAQRLESPDLEDTLCLPYRTGPIQPVTKEDEDPGRIRFDPLFQATYGASAEAVDVVPIRFLGQRLEVHRKVAPAFLRVATRLEALLAKDASVKPYLTRLGGTFNWRKVANTQRQSAHSYGVSIDLNTAHAHYWEWQRPKQPVRWRNTVPQAVVDAFEAEGFIWGGRWYRYDTMHFEYRPELLDPACAPR
- a CDS encoding DUF3332 domain-containing protein, producing the protein MKRPSPWLAVLCAGFISVHATGCFGQFKLTQAIWKFNKGISGNKFIQWLMFLVLVIVPVYELGSLIDALVVNSIEFWTGSNPVSSADGVDSKTRIVQLSPTDTLKLSREASGVMRLELEREGQEPMVRYFEPLENGMVVRDDAGAMLLQAQEADDGAVAVTDAAGTTLTVHAREAVALARRVYEEGGATALARHAVAQGSVSRGLALSTCVAP